The DNA sequence TCCTCGAGTCAAACCTCCAATTGCTCTCGCTTGCCACTAATAATGGGTCTCAGTTGATTTCCTTAGTAAGTTCAAAAAGTCGAAAGAGTGCAGACTAGCCACGAAGCAAGTGGTCAATATTAGTTCTTCATGGGCTAGATTGTTGATtcatatttcttataaattaatcaagtttctttaatcattaagtcaTTATTATATTATGCAATGCTAGGTGCCCCtcatgttggaaatattttttatttttatttttctatcctGCACAAAAACATGGACATTAAAAATGtggttttcttttcaaaagaacgaaaaaaattagttattgATACTTACACTGATGTTTCTGTTAGGATATATTGCTTCATTAATAATTGCCCTTTTTGTGCAGCGCTATGTTGAGGCCCAATGTTGCATTGCGTCAAATGATTACAAAGGTAAACTAACATCACTTctgattttgagaatattatcTGTTCGTGGAGTGAATATAGACTGTTGCCTGTACATCAAATATTAAGACCCTGACGCATGATCTGCGTTCTAAAATTTTCTACTGCTGATATGTGTTGACATCAAGAACCTAATTACTATGATGCTTCCAAATGAAGCCTAGAGCTACTGCACTTGTTTTTTAACTGGCATGATGGACTATTACATTCCGTATTTGcatgaaaatataatatcttCTCATATACACATTTAAAGGATAGCTCAGGCTGGTGAAAGTTACACGATCTGTGCCATTTTTGGTAACTGTCCTGGAGTCTTTCTATCTGGAGAACTTTGATTGTTTGTGTGAAACTCACCCTTGGTTGAAGAAGGGGGTTGCTCTTACTTGAACTCTGACCAAGGCAAGAATTGTAACCGTTGATCACTTGGCCTATTGTCACTTTTCTCATCATCTGATGTAATTCTCCCACAGCTGAAGTtacaaaatctaaatttttgCTTGGTCTCTGCTTGAGTAATAGTCGACGATCTTTTACTGTGGCATCTTTTATTGGCAGGTGGTTTGGAGCTCTTTTCAGATCTGTTACAACGTTTTCCTAATAACATACACTTGTTACTTGAAATTGCAAaggtacaatttttttaaaacaaattgcaGCATGTTAATATGCCAAAAATGTTTGTGTTGCTTGCTAGTTCGGCTTGATTGAGTCATGTTCATGTGATATACATCAAAGCTGTTTGTGTCACTTAACAAAAAAGTATTTGATTTTCTCTGTTTATGAAAACCACAATTACCTTGGGCTACTTGTCACAGCCTTTCACTTTTTATGACAACTGTTTGCTTTTTTTAAGTTCTAATGCCTTAATGCTTGTCAGTTTCTTTCTCTATCTGGTAAATCTTGTAGGCAGAAGCAAATTCTATAGAAATGATTCACAGGGatataaatttgattttctAGATGTGATTTTTCCTGGCTACCTTTTTTCCATCATATGTTGGTCAACAACACTACTCTTCTCTGGTAGTGTGCCTCAGACCTGCATGCAAAATCCGCCTTTATAGTAATGGGTCTGGGTAGGACCCTTGTTCTGGGCATGGCTTGGGGTACACAGCTTCAAAAAAGGAAGATAATGCTATTTGAACTGCAGCGCAGCCATCTTATCCACCGAACTAGCTAGATGCTTTTGTCTAACTGCCATGTTTTTATTTGTTGCTATGAGAAAGTGAAATGTAGTTCCTATATGAGGTCCCCTTCGATTTTTTTAGAGTAAATACTTGGTCAACATTATGCTGACTGAATTTTAGTTAGTTGCAACAACGAACACTGCCCCTcctgacaagaaaaaaaaaaaaagaaacctccACCTTGGGAAAGGTTGCAAGACATTATTTAAGATAAGTTATCTAGCTATGTTGTATTTATTATCAGCCAACtgcttaaatattttatatgtaagCAAAAAGATATTTGGAACTTACCTTGTATTACCATGCAAGCTCAAGTCCGCCTGTGGATGCATAGTGATAAGGAAACCAATTTTGCTAACACATTGCCAAATGTTTCTCTGCGGGATATGATTGTCTGTGGGTGTTCTTTGATTTTCAGATGCCTTTCTAGCCTGATCACTGACATTAAATTTCACATGGGTCTTGAATGGTACATTTAGTAAGTTGCTTCTAGCAAGCCTACATCATTTtaacttcagtttattttttaccTGTATGTAATGTGAAGATTGAAGCCATTATTGGAAAGAACGACGAGGCCATCATGAATTTTGAAAAGGTAATAGGCTCTAGCTTATTATGTTTGTACAATTGtagtgctctctctctctctctctctctctcacacacacacacacacacacacacacacacacacacacactcactcaAGCATACACAAGTGTGCATGCAGACACACAAAGATGGAGGCATATACTTGCAAGAACATATAAGCATAGAGTTTTTGGTCTTTTCAGGCTCGATCAATTGATCCATACATTGTTACTTATATGGATGAGTATGCAATGCTTCTGAAGACGAAGTCTGATTATTTAAAGCTAAACAAGTTAGCACATGATTTGCTGAGTATTGATCCCACAAAGCCAGAAGTTTTTGTGACTTTGTCCGTACTGTGGGAAAGGAAAGATGAGAGAGGAGCTTTGTCTTATGCTGACAAGGTCAGTTAATTCGAGAAAAGCTTGGATAGATGTCTTTCCTTATTACTAGATCTCATGAGATTCACTAATTCTTTGCAATCAGAGCATCCGAATTGACGAGAGGCATATACCAGGTTATATTATGAAGGTATTAAAACAATTCCACTCATGATAGAATGGTGTATCTTGTGGATGATATATTGCAGAATCCTTGTACCccgggagttttttttttcttctcacccTCTTATCTTCAATTCCATATCACGAAGATTTCTTTCAAGTTTTCAGGGTAACCTCTTGTTAACAGCAAAGCGAGCAGAAGCGGCCGTAATTGCTTTCAGGGGAGCTCAAGAATTGAGACCTGATATTCGTTCATATCAAGGTGCAGCTTTCAAGGGGGAAAACAGGGTTTACCATTGACTTATTTATGTTTAATGTGACTTTTTTCTAAACAAAGAAGGAATGATAGAGAAATGTAGAAGCGTTGAAATGATATAGACCTCCCTTGTGATTTCAGGTTTGGTTCATTCCTATTTGTCTCTGTCTAAAACCAAAGAGGCTTTGTATGCTGCCAGGGAGGCAATGAAGGCAATGCCTCAATCTGCAAAGGCACTAAAATTAGTTGGGGATGTTCATGCCAGTAACTCTAGTGGCAGAGAGAAGGTATCTGTAGAAGATCTATTCAGGTTCAGCTTAGAAATAAATATTGCTTTCATCCAGAattcaaaaccctaaaaaaaaattgttttgactATAACCTAAATTTGTAACACAGGCAAAAAAGTTTTATGAGTCAGCACTTAGGCTGGAACCCGGTTACCTAGGTGCAGCTCTAGCTTTGGCTGAGCTCCATGTTATTGAAGGTCGAAATGGAGATGCTGTATCTCTGCTTGAGCGATACCTCAAAGATTGGGCTGACGACTCTCTTCATGTTAAACTGGCTCAAGTATTTGCTGCCACAAATATGCTTCAAGATGCTTTGTCACATTATCAGGCTGCATTGAGGTAAAACCTTACATAAGATGTGAATCTCATTCTGATTTAGGACATAAGATCTGCATTGCTGcagattttcttttgtaaggGGGTGCTTTAGAGCATGAAAAGGGCCCATTGTGTTTTGCATGATAAATGAAGGTAAAAATCCTTGATTAGAGCCATCAGGACTACCTATGGCATGGGATCATTATTAGGTTGTCTTATCACAGCCAGTTTGAAATGGCTGCTCTGAATTTACCCATTCAAAATCACCAACTTCTGTGATTGGATGCTATGAAAATCGCAGTCAGGCTTTTCAACTTCCAGGAATGTTTGTGAATTATGAACAGGGTATGGGAAATCCTTCAATGCTCTCATCTGAAAAATGCTTTCAAtttgacttatttttattttgttgcagGATAAACTCACAGAATGAAGCTGCGAAAAAGGGGTTAGAACGCTTGGAAAAACAAATGAAGGTTCCTTTCtgcttctgttcttttttcagcaatttgtttgataatttttccAATTACTTCACATCTACTTCACCGCCTTTGCTTCAGGATGATAACTCTATTTCTATTGAAAGCTTACCACAGATATGATCAACCAAAGCAATTGaacattttttaagtaaaactaATGGGAAGGGGAAATCCGAATGCCTCCCCCTGGGATTAACCTTGTATTCTTTTGCAGGGGGTGGATCCTGATGCAcctgaagaagatgatgaaaatgaggtTGAGGATGCTGATGGAGACCAAGAAGAGACTGATCTTTTGTAAGGACAACAAGTTCAGACGGtgagttttcatattttacaacaaTGAGGAAATCCCCTCGCAGATTATGAGtgaataaacaattaatttgagATTCACAGTGCTGCCCTGTCCTGGCAAGCCAAACTGGTGACCTGCGATTATGGATTTCACTTAAGATAAgtggaaaattaaaattatgctGCTTAAGCAGGAATTTAGCAAGTATGAAAAGAGGACATTTATATATTCTGTGTGGATGGATGTTGAGGTTGATGTATCTTTTGAGGATATGGCTTAaagcaaaaaggaaagaagattaGGCATTGGTGCGAGGGGCCGTTTTCTGGATGCTGTAAAATTGGGTCTCTTATATTTGGATGTGTATAAATGATGTAACATATTGTGTCAGTTTTAGATGTTACTTTCATTTTGGAAATTGACATGTAAGCCAAATGGCCAAACCATCAAGAcgatttgtttgattatatttCTCTTTGATGAAGGGAATTATTGCGGTTTAGCTCATGTGGAGATGATGCCAACCTGTACATCAAATGGGTTTTAGACCAATTATGTGGTGAATGGTGATTCCTTTTACGTTTTAACGATGCGTTTATGGCAAAATTTGTAGACAACTTGTAATCTGTTCAGAGCAGGAACTAAGACTGACTCTGAAAAAAGTCCAAAGCAGAAAGGTCGAAGTACTGGTTTTGTCTGAACTCTGAATACAGAAAATCGTATCTATCTAAATGTTAGTTATTCAACCAAGTTCCGCGGAGTTATACGACACGGTTGCAAATGAAACAAGTATACAACTGCAAATGGTGGTAATTTAAGTACGCAAGTCAAGATCGGAAAACGAGTATGACAACAAATGCATGTGGAGTTATAAACCCTCCCGTAGAAAGGATTCAGTCTTACATCATGAGGACCACAAAAGATCAGCCTTGTAAATGACCACTTCCGCCATGTACTTCCTGCTCAATGCTTTGGTTCATATCCACTGAACTCGTTACAGAGGTCCGAGAGACAAGACCTCATCCCATGGCCcgttttttaaacaataaaataaaagagctacacaacctcccgacctccacacaccatattttttaataatttttttaatatattttttaatttattctttttaaactaattcaattcttcaatttaatattcatatattaaattttatataaaagaaaaaataataaaaattaaaaaaatatggtgtggaGGTTATATGAATGGTAGGAAGTTGTGTagactttttcaaaataaaattaccattaGATCAAATTAAAAGCAACACAGCAACTACGAGTTGTGGTAGGAGACACGACCTCCTACCAAACTGACCATGATGGAGCTTGGGGGAGGCATCCAAACCTGTGAAATTAATCACAGTAGAAATAATGAGCCACCATCCCCTCCAACTCTTAATCCTAAAGAAGAAGACTGCCAGGAATTAATAATGGCAGACAAGCAGATAATAAGATAAGTGGAATGGGTTTCATTTaggtaaaacaaaaatataacagAATACAAccaaatatacaaaagaaatactGGCTTCACATATTCACAGCATTAAATTACAAAGATTCTTTATTTCAAGCTTGAAACTGTAAACTTAGCGCTCATCAGTTGGCCCATTGGGGTGATTTTCAGTTTTCACAGGCTGAGGCCGAGTAGTCTAGTCTAGTCTTTGTCCAACCAATCCCGCCATGGTGGTCCTTACATTGTCTGCCTCCTGGCTTTTCCATGAGACAGCCAGCCACTACCACTAACCATTGATGGATAGCTCGATCATTCAGATTTGTTCTCCATTCTCCGTACTACACATTGAAAGGTTTCCTAGGGGTGGGTGCTCGGTTCTCCATAGATTGCAATCTTTGTTTAACATGAAAAACTTCAACCTGCATGACAACAGGAGGCAATGGTGTCATGAAGAATGCCAGAAAAATAGTATAGCGcattaattaagataaatatGCTCCTTTAATAAAATAGATGCAAGGAGATGATGCGGATGTAAGATTTTCCAGGACTTATTAAGACTCGCATGCCATTGTCAACTTCGCAGCCACGGGTTTGACCACAGAAATGAACTCATATATAAACAAGTTACACTATTTTTTATCAAGGAGACATGGAAACGCAACAAGTTACATGTTATATAGGGAGAGGAAAATTACTATACACTAAAGTAACCTATGCCGTCTTTCCATCTTATAAATTAACCTACTGATCCACCTACAACATCAAAACCACAACCTGAGGACCTGgaaaattaacatataaaatagTAATCTGCAGgtcaataataaatcataaccaAAGATAACAGTGGCAAAAGAAGGCTATGGTAAATATTTCATGTTAACAGCAAAAATAGCAGATAATTATCCCCCTAGTAGTGCATTTTTGAAGCCATACCTGCAGTTGGAAGGCCCTTGCCCTTTCCCCTGCAAGGACTCCTCTAGTTGAGTGCAGCTCCTATACAACATTTATTTAATCAGAAAGAAATGCCAGAATTGGCCAATCAGACATAATCCAATATACAAGCAATTACCCATGACTTGACTGCATGCATTACCTTCTGAGTATCGTCCAAAACTGCCTTCAGAAAAGCCACATCATGCTCGAGCCGTACATTGTCAGAGTGGACTATATTTGATAAACTGTTAGCCTCTTCTTGTGCTAGCTCTACACCAGCAAGCTTCTCTTTAAGCAACTCCATCTCCTTCACCATGTCTGCCAATTTTTTCTCCATCTCCTGTCTGCTCTTGAAAACTGAGGATAAATTCCTCTCTGCAGCTTCTCGACTTGCCAATGCAGCTGCCAACTGCCCTTCTAGACTTCCATTCTTCCTTATCAGGGAAgccatttttgtttcataaacTTGGTATATATTTGCAGGAGCTGATGACACTCCAGATTTTATATCACTTTCAGGTAATACGACATAATCA is a window from the Juglans regia cultivar Chandler chromosome 7, Walnut 2.0, whole genome shotgun sequence genome containing:
- the LOC108995032 gene encoding anaphase-promoting complex subunit 7 isoform X1, giving the protein MDVPKEQIAILLEHGLYSSAQMLGCFLVSSPAANAETTPHLKAESLVLLGDALFRDRDYRRAIHTYKQALQYYKIIPKQSQTTSRSSLPSNRSSSPNSFNISAINENEVKFKVASCHCALSENRAALAEMEGIPGKARNLQMHLLMGKLYRNSRHIRPAIACYKECLRHCPYVLDAITALAELGATFKDIISLFPQTPMRSGKASFDHFDSSRWLQRYVEAQCCIASNDYKGGLELFSDLLQRFPNNIHLLLEIAKIEAIIGKNDEAIMNFEKARSIDPYIVTYMDEYAMLLKTKSDYLKLNKLAHDLLSIDPTKPEVFVTLSVLWERKDERGALSYADKSIRIDERHIPGYIMKGNLLLTAKRAEAAVIAFRGAQELRPDIRSYQGLVHSYLSLSKTKEALYAAREAMKAMPQSAKALKLVGDVHASNSSGREKAKKFYESALRLEPGYLGAALALAELHVIEGRNGDAVSLLERYLKDWADDSLHVKLAQVFAATNMLQDALSHYQAALRINSQNEAAKKGLERLEKQMKGVDPDAPEEDDENEVEDADGDQEETDLL
- the LOC108995032 gene encoding anaphase-promoting complex subunit 7 isoform X2 produces the protein MDVPKEQIAILLEHGLYSSAQMLGCFLVSSPAANAETTPHLKAESLVLLGDALFRDRDYRRAIHTYKQALQYYKIIPKQSQTTSRSSLPSNRSSSPNSFNISAINENEVKFKVASCHCALSENRAALAEMEGIPGKARNLQMHLLMGKLYRNSRHIRPAIACYKECLRHCPYVLDAITALAELGATFKDIISLFPQTPMRSGKASFDHFDSSRWLQRYVEAQCCIASNDYKGGLELFSDLLQRFPNNIHLLLEIAKIEAIIGKNDEAIMNFEKARSIDPYIVTYMDEYAMLLKTKSDYLKLNKLAHDLLSIDPTKPEVFVTLSVLWERKDERGALSYADKSIRIDERHIPGYIMKGNLLLTAKRAEAAVIAFRGAQELRPDIRSYQGLVHSYLSLSKTKEALYAAREAMKAMPQSAKALKLVGDVHASNSSGREKVSVEDLFRQKSFMSQHLGWNPVT